A genome region from Pseudoalteromonas tetraodonis includes the following:
- a CDS encoding site-specific integrase — MKTHLGRRPFSAMELHTLYNGYIYSDTRLAREQAKHWHFWLPLIAYYSGAYSDEIGCLTLDDLILKNNILCFSFHTHGKIKPRLVPVHHALISAGFNDYLAYVKAQNHSRLMFDLPAKTGRYSEKVRIWFSGEGERAGYLQKCAIPSVDQLGMKTAISSLRLNFEQQIRIYALQAGNKDCFNYLMGFNDYPHDNFNDIALLNKVLQQIRVINSHIHWQRFLARDSH, encoded by the coding sequence TTGAAAACCCATCTTGGTCGTCGTCCATTTTCAGCTATGGAGCTGCATACGCTCTATAACGGATATATTTATAGTGATACACGGCTTGCCCGCGAACAAGCTAAACACTGGCATTTTTGGCTGCCCTTAATTGCTTATTACAGTGGCGCTTACAGTGATGAAATTGGCTGCTTAACCCTTGATGACCTAATACTTAAAAATAATATTCTCTGTTTTAGTTTTCATACCCACGGTAAAATTAAGCCACGTTTAGTGCCTGTTCATCACGCCCTTATTAGCGCTGGGTTTAATGACTATTTAGCTTATGTAAAAGCACAAAATCACTCCCGTTTAATGTTCGATCTTCCTGCTAAAACAGGGCGCTATAGCGAAAAAGTGCGCATATGGTTTTCGGGAGAAGGTGAACGCGCGGGGTATTTGCAAAAATGTGCAATTCCTTCGGTGGATCAACTCGGTATGAAAACCGCCATTAGTAGCTTACGGCTTAACTTTGAACAGCAAATTCGTATTTATGCCCTGCAAGCAGGCAACAAAGACTGCTTTAATTATTTAATGGGCTTTAATGATTACCCTCATGATAACTTTAACGATATAGCCTTGTTAAATAAGGTACTACAACAGATCCGGGTTATCAATTCCCATATTCATTGGCAGCGGTTTTTAGCCCGAGATAGCCACTGA
- a CDS encoding DUF2750 domain-containing protein: MSDIEIESQLVSFVEKVRVSEQIWALGADDGGFVVCESNQFDDTDVLLLWESQDAAQAQCKEEWQDYSPVEINLDEFLDDWVEDLKSDDALVGLNWNDDQVCVEIEPVGLARALSE; encoded by the coding sequence ATGAGCGATATCGAAATTGAATCACAACTAGTTAGCTTTGTAGAAAAAGTACGTGTTAGTGAGCAGATCTGGGCACTGGGTGCCGATGATGGTGGCTTTGTTGTATGTGAGTCAAATCAGTTTGACGACACCGATGTACTTTTACTGTGGGAATCACAAGACGCAGCACAAGCACAATGTAAAGAAGAGTGGCAAGACTACAGCCCTGTAGAAATAAACCTTGATGAGTTTTTAGATGATTGGGTTGAAGACCTAAAATCTGATGATGCATTAGTGGGTTTAAATTGGAATGACGATCAGGTGTGTGTAGAAATTGAACCAGTTGGTTTAGCTCGCGCGCTAAGCGAATAA
- a CDS encoding glutathione S-transferase family protein — MQLFGSIPSPYVRRIRIWAQQNNCALEFINLDIFSKDDRPLVVTKNPAAKIPILVDDTLTLSDSNTILRYLLEKTQQPPLTWPQEHFLIRAC; from the coding sequence ATGCAACTATTTGGCTCTATTCCTTCCCCTTATGTTCGCCGTATTAGAATCTGGGCACAACAAAACAATTGTGCGCTTGAATTTATTAATCTCGATATTTTTTCTAAAGACGATCGGCCGTTGGTGGTCACAAAAAATCCAGCAGCCAAAATTCCTATATTGGTCGATGACACGCTTACCCTAAGTGATTCAAATACCATACTGCGTTATTTACTTGAAAAAACCCAGCAACCCCCACTTACATGGCCTCAAGAGCACTTTTTAATTAGGGCCTGTTGA
- a CDS encoding peptidylprolyl isomerase produces MAVASARHILVDSEAQCLDLKDKIEQGEDFAELAKLHSNCPSGQDGGALGEFGPGMMVPEFDKVVFSAPLNQVQGPVQTQFGYHLLEITSRSE; encoded by the coding sequence ATGGCAGTTGCAAGTGCAAGGCACATACTCGTAGACAGTGAAGCACAATGTTTAGACCTTAAAGATAAAATTGAGCAAGGTGAAGACTTTGCAGAACTCGCTAAACTGCACTCTAATTGTCCATCAGGTCAAGATGGTGGTGCATTAGGTGAGTTTGGCCCAGGTATGATGGTGCCTGAATTTGACAAGGTGGTATTTTCAGCGCCGCTAAATCAAGTACAAGGCCCTGTACAAACACAGTTTGGTTACCATTTATTAGAAATAACCAGCCGCTCAGAGTAA
- a CDS encoding glutathione peroxidase → MIKKIILGLTLALSCVSLNTYAADSPPPSLDANTCNDFTNVSLRKLRSTETINLCDFKNQPLLIVNTASNCGFTPQFEGLEALYNKYKDEGLVVLGFPSDDFFQEENDEKDTAKVCYVNYGVTFPMLATSAVRGSDANPIFKHLNAQTSSPNWNFYKYVVSADRKTITRFNSRVAPDSAKLESAIKSAF, encoded by the coding sequence ATGATAAAAAAAATAATACTTGGTTTAACCCTCGCGTTAAGTTGTGTTTCGCTAAATACATATGCCGCAGACTCGCCCCCCCCTTCATTAGATGCAAACACCTGCAATGACTTCACGAATGTTTCACTTAGAAAGTTGCGCTCAACTGAAACCATTAACTTATGTGATTTTAAGAACCAGCCTCTTTTAATTGTTAACACTGCGAGTAACTGCGGTTTTACGCCGCAATTTGAAGGTTTAGAAGCACTTTATAATAAATACAAAGACGAAGGCTTGGTGGTATTAGGCTTTCCATCAGATGATTTTTTTCAAGAAGAGAACGATGAAAAAGATACCGCAAAAGTGTGTTATGTAAATTATGGTGTTACCTTCCCTATGCTGGCCACCAGCGCAGTACGTGGTAGTGACGCAAACCCTATTTTTAAGCATTTAAACGCCCAAACCAGTTCACCAAACTGGAACTTTTATAAATACGTGGTATCGGCCGATCGCAAAACGATTACGCGCTTTAACAGCCGCGTAGCACCGGATTCAGCAAAACTAGAAAGCGCAATCAAAAGTGCATTTTAA
- a CDS encoding GNAT family N-acetyltransferase, whose protein sequence is MTIRLAKPDDLTAIVAIYNETIPSRMVTADTEEVTVADKQPWFDSHTAQRPIFVYCENNQVLAWLSYKSFYGRPAYDGTVELSIYITAAAQGKGLGKKLMQFAQQQAKQLNIEVLLGFIFSHNEPSIKLFKHFDFAVWGELPNVARMDNQLYSLTIFGKHLT, encoded by the coding sequence ATGACTATACGTTTAGCAAAACCTGATGATTTAACTGCCATTGTTGCTATTTACAATGAAACTATCCCTAGTCGAATGGTCACCGCCGATACCGAAGAGGTGACCGTCGCTGATAAACAACCTTGGTTTGATAGCCATACTGCTCAACGCCCTATTTTTGTTTACTGTGAGAACAACCAAGTATTAGCGTGGCTTAGTTATAAATCGTTTTATGGTCGCCCAGCTTACGATGGCACCGTTGAGTTAAGCATTTACATTACGGCAGCAGCCCAAGGAAAAGGGTTGGGTAAAAAGCTGATGCAATTTGCACAACAACAAGCCAAGCAGCTTAATATCGAAGTATTACTTGGGTTTATTTTTAGTCACAACGAACCGAGCATTAAATTATTTAAGCATTTTGATTTTGCAGTATGGGGAGAGCTGCCTAACGTAGCAAGAATGGACAATCAGCTGTACAGCCTGACTATTTTTGGTAAGCATTTAACCTAG
- a CDS encoding ATP-binding protein: MARKILIIDSSSMIAMRLKVLLELIGCQVELVHFAMFDENTDIDIYDLLVFSQGVPTDVVSIVVEKATYQSFLLLAPKAESGELLSAFSKLNDLIPNATIIYPFFSNKEITSLIEALLEIGPDHIFKLPTILLVDHVNERLESLKSSLYGAHIEVYTATNHDEAINIAKLRSIDILISDFSLQPGSGLEIFSSLKKIQPHSRCLLVTSRPEQSMLEAIRQGVEDVLIKPLNDNVLLQAVHKLWQTELLKRHNAELVERLQETVDVLIEKDSLLQVIFKNTPDPILLFERKGKIVEANDACLKLFNLKFKKLIAHSLFHFLDDDSVQAIKDKISTLNSNRQFSCDLHIVNKDGSKIPLVGSFNEIDHHGEIALAVIFKNVSHLKQKEDLLLEAKDLLEEQVRARTSQLEHAKNIAEAANLSKSEFLANMSHELRTPMHSILSFSRFGISKLQEGDFSKDKLLKYLTRIESSGQRLLSLLNNLLDLSKLDVGKFPFNPRAYDLATIVKTSIDDVAGIAIEKDINIVFSSDNAPIVAQCDEEQINQVLRNVLSNALKFSEEHSTVEVVMQRDDDNANIAVIDSGIGIPEEELETVFNKFEQSSKTNSGAGGTGLGLTLCREFVSLHQGSIKACNNSLGGTTISIQVPLEINLDEYLADEQLVKNSG, encoded by the coding sequence ATGGCGAGAAAAATACTTATTATTGATAGCAGTAGCATGATTGCTATGCGCTTAAAAGTGTTGTTAGAACTAATTGGCTGCCAAGTTGAATTAGTCCACTTTGCTATGTTTGATGAAAATACAGACATAGACATTTATGACTTACTGGTATTTTCTCAAGGCGTGCCAACCGATGTTGTATCGATAGTTGTTGAGAAAGCGACTTATCAATCATTTTTGTTATTAGCGCCAAAAGCAGAATCAGGGGAGTTGCTTAGCGCATTTTCCAAATTAAATGACTTGATACCCAATGCCACCATTATCTACCCCTTCTTTTCTAATAAAGAAATAACGTCTTTAATTGAGGCCTTATTAGAGATAGGTCCAGATCACATTTTTAAACTACCGACAATTTTACTCGTTGACCATGTTAATGAGCGATTAGAGTCACTCAAAAGTAGCCTTTATGGCGCTCATATTGAGGTATACACCGCAACAAACCATGATGAAGCAATTAATATTGCCAAGCTCAGGAGTATTGATATTTTAATCAGTGACTTTAGCTTACAACCGGGTTCTGGTTTAGAGATATTTTCGAGTTTAAAAAAAATACAACCGCATAGTCGTTGCTTGTTAGTAACCTCACGCCCTGAACAATCTATGTTAGAAGCCATTCGCCAAGGTGTTGAAGATGTTTTAATCAAGCCTTTAAATGACAATGTGTTACTACAAGCTGTACATAAATTATGGCAAACCGAGCTGCTAAAACGTCACAATGCTGAGCTAGTAGAAAGATTACAAGAAACAGTTGATGTGCTGATTGAAAAAGACAGCCTACTGCAGGTCATTTTTAAAAATACCCCCGATCCTATTTTATTATTTGAACGCAAAGGCAAGATAGTCGAGGCCAATGATGCTTGCTTAAAATTATTTAATTTAAAGTTTAAAAAGCTCATTGCTCACTCGTTATTTCATTTTTTAGATGATGACTCGGTGCAGGCAATAAAAGATAAAATCTCTACATTAAACAGTAATCGTCAGTTTAGTTGTGACTTACACATTGTAAATAAAGACGGAAGTAAAATTCCGCTAGTTGGATCATTTAATGAAATAGACCACCATGGCGAAATAGCGTTAGCGGTTATTTTTAAAAATGTTAGCCATTTAAAACAAAAAGAAGATCTACTGTTGGAAGCCAAAGATCTTTTAGAAGAGCAAGTAAGGGCACGTACTTCACAGCTTGAGCATGCGAAAAATATTGCCGAAGCGGCTAATCTAAGTAAATCAGAGTTTTTGGCAAATATGTCGCATGAGCTAAGAACCCCTATGCACTCTATATTGAGCTTTTCACGTTTTGGTATTAGCAAGTTACAAGAGGGTGATTTTAGCAAAGATAAACTTTTGAAGTATTTAACTCGTATTGAATCAAGTGGGCAAAGACTACTATCGTTACTTAATAATTTACTCGACCTTTCTAAATTAGATGTTGGTAAATTTCCATTCAACCCACGGGCTTATGATTTAGCGACTATTGTTAAAACCAGTATTGATGATGTTGCCGGTATTGCTATTGAAAAAGATATAAATATTGTTTTTAGCTCTGATAACGCGCCGATTGTTGCACAGTGCGATGAAGAGCAAATAAATCAGGTTTTGAGAAATGTATTGAGTAATGCACTCAAATTTAGTGAAGAGCACAGTACTGTTGAAGTTGTAATGCAAAGAGACGATGACAATGCAAACATTGCAGTGATAGATAGCGGTATTGGAATACCTGAAGAGGAACTTGAAACGGTTTTCAATAAATTTGAGCAAAGCAGTAAAACGAATAGTGGTGCAGGTGGAACCGGGTTGGGTCTTACCTTGTGTCGTGAGTTTGTTTCATTGCATCAAGGCAGTATTAAAGCATGCAATAACAGCCTTGGTGGAACAACAATTTCGATTCAAGTTCCTTTAGAAATAAACTTAGATGAATACCTAGCTGATGAGCAATTAGTGAAAAATAGCGGCTAA
- a CDS encoding response regulator — protein MALTKILAVDDEPFNLEIIEEILEDLDFELKLASSGPECLSMVEEYMPQVILLDVSMPKMNGYEVCKELKANPNTHDIIVMFVSARGTVEERMEGYSVGAEDYIVKPFGHDELKQKLNKLNQVLIEKQQLEKQVKEATSTAFNAMANSSEMGQIVNYIENIGFINDIQELGKALVECLQAFGLQSNIEFRCNDTKSHFALNGVCSPIVIELFEMLKSKGRLHEFSHRILVNYELVSLLILNMPEHDEQKHGRIRDHICFIVSVTEQQLRAITTKQMLVSQQERLNKVAGTVHSKFHRLIGMLNDSRINNEKVFKHLQEELEERIPTMGLDEDQEIFIYKKVDETIQNSVARQESVDQVKKAFAEIEQDLALLLKG, from the coding sequence ATGGCTTTAACTAAAATTCTTGCAGTCGACGATGAACCATTTAACCTCGAAATAATTGAAGAAATATTAGAGGATCTTGATTTTGAACTTAAGCTAGCTTCAAGCGGCCCTGAATGCTTAAGTATGGTTGAAGAGTATATGCCTCAAGTTATATTACTTGATGTAAGTATGCCAAAAATGAATGGTTATGAAGTATGTAAAGAGCTTAAAGCTAACCCCAATACCCATGACATCATCGTGATGTTTGTATCTGCAAGAGGTACGGTTGAGGAGCGCATGGAAGGTTATTCAGTAGGCGCGGAAGACTATATTGTAAAACCGTTTGGGCACGACGAATTAAAGCAAAAACTGAATAAACTAAATCAAGTCTTAATAGAAAAACAACAGCTTGAAAAGCAAGTAAAAGAAGCGACCTCTACCGCCTTTAATGCCATGGCAAATAGCAGCGAAATGGGTCAGATAGTAAATTACATTGAAAATATTGGTTTTATTAACGATATACAAGAGCTTGGCAAAGCATTAGTAGAATGCTTACAGGCATTTGGCCTACAAAGTAATATTGAATTTAGATGTAACGATACTAAGTCGCACTTTGCGCTCAATGGGGTGTGTTCGCCAATTGTAATTGAGTTATTTGAAATGCTTAAAAGCAAAGGACGACTGCATGAGTTTTCTCATCGCATTTTGGTTAACTACGAGCTTGTGAGTTTACTGATTTTAAATATGCCAGAGCATGACGAGCAAAAGCACGGACGCATACGTGATCATATTTGCTTTATTGTAAGTGTAACCGAGCAACAATTACGAGCCATTACCACTAAGCAGATGCTGGTATCGCAGCAGGAGCGGTTAAATAAAGTTGCCGGTACTGTGCATAGTAAGTTTCATCGTTTAATTGGGATGTTGAACGACAGTCGTATTAATAATGAAAAAGTATTTAAGCATTTACAAGAAGAACTCGAAGAGCGGATCCCAACTATGGGATTGGATGAAGACCAAGAAATTTTTATTTATAAAAAAGTAGACGAAACCATACAAAACTCGGTTGCACGTCAGGAGTCAGTAGATCAAGTTAAAAAAGCCTTTGCAGAAATAGAGCAAGATCTTGCTTTATTGTTGAAAGGTTAA
- the queG gene encoding tRNA epoxyqueuosine(34) reductase QueG translates to MSDVKPNYEQLAQQIKLWGQQLGFSEVGITDIDLTKHEAQLQRWLDAGYHGSMDYMAAHGMKRARPSELVPGTQRVISVKMNYLPPDSGFAKNLKNTEKAYISRYALGRDYHKLMRNRLKQLGKKIEQQVGDYGFRPFVDSAPVLERQLAEKAGLGWRGKHSLLINKEAGSWFFLGELFVDLPLPIDDENTFEGCGKCVACITLCPTGAIVEPYVVDARKCISYLTIEHQGAIPEQYRTLMGNRIYGCDDCQLVCPWNRYGQITDEQDFHPRTQLKNKDLLALFAWDETTFLTNTEGSPIRRIGHERWLRNIAVGLGNADFSPAIIHALEDKRKTVSDMVNEHIEWALTQQHDKQRQKLRKTARLIRIVEKGLPRDA, encoded by the coding sequence GTGAGCGACGTAAAACCAAACTATGAGCAGCTAGCCCAGCAAATAAAATTATGGGGCCAACAACTTGGCTTTAGTGAAGTGGGCATTACTGACATTGATTTAACTAAGCATGAAGCACAGCTTCAGCGTTGGCTTGATGCAGGGTATCATGGTTCAATGGATTACATGGCTGCACATGGAATGAAACGCGCCCGCCCTAGCGAGCTAGTCCCTGGCACGCAACGAGTTATTTCAGTAAAAATGAATTACCTGCCGCCAGATTCAGGCTTTGCCAAAAACCTTAAAAATACCGAGAAAGCCTATATCAGCCGCTATGCGCTTGGCCGTGACTATCACAAATTAATGCGTAATCGGCTCAAGCAATTAGGTAAAAAAATTGAACAGCAGGTAGGTGACTATGGCTTTAGGCCTTTTGTTGATTCAGCGCCAGTGCTTGAGCGTCAATTAGCTGAAAAAGCAGGGCTTGGCTGGCGAGGTAAACATTCTTTATTAATCAATAAAGAGGCTGGTTCTTGGTTTTTTTTAGGCGAGTTATTTGTAGATTTACCACTGCCTATTGATGATGAAAACACGTTCGAAGGTTGTGGTAAATGTGTTGCCTGTATAACCCTTTGCCCTACCGGCGCTATTGTAGAACCTTATGTGGTAGATGCACGTAAATGCATATCGTATTTAACCATAGAGCATCAAGGGGCTATTCCAGAGCAATACCGAACCTTAATGGGTAACCGCATTTATGGTTGCGATGATTGCCAGTTAGTGTGCCCATGGAATCGCTATGGACAAATTACCGACGAGCAAGACTTCCACCCCCGTACACAATTAAAAAATAAAGACTTACTCGCATTATTTGCCTGGGATGAAACTACCTTTTTAACAAATACCGAGGGCAGCCCTATTCGGCGTATTGGCCATGAGCGTTGGTTACGAAATATAGCGGTTGGCTTAGGCAACGCAGATTTTAGCCCAGCGATTATTCATGCACTTGAAGATAAACGCAAAACGGTCAGTGACATGGTGAATGAGCACATAGAATGGGCACTTACCCAGCAACATGATAAACAAAGACAAAAGCTGCGCAAAACAGCACGGCTAATACGGATTGTTGAAAAAGGCCTACCCAGAGACGCATAA
- a CDS encoding methyl-accepting chemotaxis protein, with translation MSSYMRIYNFLEQTLFYTLTRKIVGNLSFVFLFQAITLFWLHSSLTENQQSTGLFWALALLIIAGFIFTIFYMRFLIVRPVKAMRDTLININQQDANLAAKLPHFTFDEFRDLSEQYNQFTTHLNSLLSTTYSSAQESVQSNSQVTQSMQHTEQLSEQQINLSHTIINASNQITQSLQAIVSNTDSVHQVNNEHLNFVKLSAGELSKLVEQVRLINEMLGSFSKTIAGLKENSENIRSILKMVEEFSDQTNLLALNAAIEAARAGEAGRGFAVVADEVRTLSVKVSDATRQISDFITQMNELVNETNKESEQLINHSNNAQTSINTTSDGFGKMLNEFELNQQQLQQIANAVHLLEDTQNQTHESVEQIVALGEQAKQQIDTALHDSEQSQKLSQQTQQQLKRFVD, from the coding sequence ATGAGTAGCTACATGCGTATTTATAATTTTTTAGAACAAACACTGTTTTATACTTTAACCCGAAAAATAGTTGGGAATTTAAGTTTTGTTTTTTTATTTCAAGCCATTACTTTGTTTTGGTTGCACAGTAGCTTAACCGAAAACCAGCAAAGCACTGGCTTATTTTGGGCACTTGCGCTACTTATTATTGCAGGCTTTATTTTTACTATTTTTTATATGCGCTTTTTAATTGTGCGCCCGGTAAAAGCAATGCGCGATACGCTCATTAATATTAATCAACAAGATGCCAACTTAGCTGCCAAACTTCCTCATTTTACTTTTGATGAATTTAGAGATTTAAGTGAACAATATAATCAGTTTACTACGCATTTAAACAGCTTATTAAGTACGACCTACAGCAGCGCTCAGGAAAGCGTGCAAAGTAATAGCCAAGTAACGCAATCAATGCAGCACACAGAGCAGCTAAGCGAACAGCAAATTAATTTAAGCCACACCATTATTAATGCCAGTAACCAAATTACCCAAAGCCTGCAGGCTATAGTAAGCAACACTGATAGCGTACATCAGGTCAATAATGAACACCTTAATTTTGTAAAGCTCTCTGCTGGTGAGCTATCAAAACTAGTTGAGCAGGTAAGGCTTATTAATGAAATGCTGGGTAGTTTTTCTAAAACGATTGCGGGCTTGAAAGAGAACAGCGAAAACATTCGCAGTATTTTAAAAATGGTTGAAGAGTTTTCGGATCAAACTAACTTATTAGCACTAAATGCAGCCATAGAAGCGGCACGCGCTGGTGAAGCGGGGCGAGGTTTTGCCGTGGTTGCCGATGAAGTTCGTACCCTATCGGTTAAAGTAAGCGACGCAACACGCCAAATTAGTGATTTTATTACCCAAATGAATGAGCTCGTTAATGAAACGAATAAAGAGTCAGAGCAATTAATAAACCACTCAAATAATGCGCAAACATCAATTAACACCACCTCTGATGGGTTTGGTAAAATGCTCAATGAGTTTGAACTTAATCAACAACAATTGCAGCAAATAGCCAATGCCGTACACTTGCTCGAAGATACCCAAAACCAAACGCATGAATCGGTTGAGCAAATTGTGGCGCTAGGCGAACAAGCCAAGCAACAAATAGATACAGCACTGCATGATTCTGAACAATCACAAAAGCTAAGCCAACAAACCCAACAACAGTTAAAACGCTTTGTAGATTAG
- a CDS encoding glycerophosphodiester phosphodiesterase, with amino-acid sequence MKIFAHRGASTHFPENTQSAIIAALKANVDGIEVDVQSALDDYVIIHDTYLDRTTNGKGKVCDFSAQQIKQFDAGNGEQVPTLQQLIDWNNNQTLLNLELKHTFELEKFATVLESNIANKKITADNILVSSFNHHQLHWLKSRLSWLKIGALTASIPLQYAKFAQDLQAYSIHIDKNFMNKPFVDDAKMRGLQVFAYTVDEVEDIKLMLACGVDGIFTNDPERTKHYLAQLNEL; translated from the coding sequence ATGAAAATATTTGCACATAGAGGCGCAAGCACACACTTTCCTGAAAATACGCAAAGCGCCATTATAGCGGCGTTAAAAGCGAATGTAGATGGCATTGAGGTTGATGTACAAAGCGCGCTTGATGATTACGTTATTATTCATGATACCTACCTCGATAGAACCACTAATGGCAAAGGCAAAGTGTGCGACTTTAGTGCCCAGCAAATTAAACAGTTTGATGCAGGAAATGGCGAACAAGTCCCTACTTTGCAGCAATTAATAGACTGGAATAATAACCAAACCTTACTCAATTTAGAGCTAAAGCATACCTTTGAACTTGAAAAGTTTGCAACCGTGCTTGAAAGCAACATTGCGAACAAAAAAATAACCGCAGACAATATTTTAGTTTCATCATTTAATCATCATCAACTACACTGGCTAAAGAGCCGTTTATCGTGGCTTAAAATTGGCGCACTTACTGCATCAATTCCATTGCAGTATGCAAAGTTTGCACAAGACTTACAGGCCTACAGCATTCATATTGACAAAAACTTTATGAACAAACCGTTTGTAGACGATGCCAAAATGCGCGGTTTACAAGTATTTGCTTACACCGTAGATGAAGTCGAAGATATTAAACTGATGCTTGCCTGTGGTGTTGATGGTATTTTTACTAACGACCCTGAACGAACTAAGCATTATTTAGCGCAATTAAATGAACTATAA
- a CDS encoding DMT family transporter, which yields MQSQQQSLIYLHIAVLLFGGTALFAKLIGLNALDITAYRAAIAGLAICVLLTLQKKPIKLHRAKDYVIAILLGVAVGIHWVTYFVGMQLAGITVGMLAFFTYPVITVFLEPLFNKSKPKTKDIISAVVVIFGIYLLIPNVNLGDDITLGVVTGVVSALFFALRNITHKRYFSEYGGPQTMFYQTLVASLMLCAFIEVPITEINDTDLILLLIAGVVFTAMPHSLFAASLKHLSAATAGLISCLQPLYGTILAIIILHERPSVMTLIGGALIVSAACFETWSISRKKQP from the coding sequence ATGCAGTCCCAACAACAAAGCTTAATTTACTTACACATTGCCGTCCTTTTATTTGGCGGTACCGCCTTATTCGCAAAGCTAATTGGTTTGAATGCATTAGATATTACCGCTTATCGCGCGGCTATCGCTGGGCTGGCAATTTGTGTGCTACTAACTTTGCAAAAAAAACCAATTAAGCTGCATCGCGCTAAAGATTATGTGATTGCCATTTTATTAGGCGTTGCCGTAGGTATTCACTGGGTAACCTATTTTGTAGGCATGCAATTGGCGGGAATTACCGTGGGCATGTTAGCCTTTTTTACCTATCCCGTGATCACGGTATTTTTAGAGCCCCTATTTAATAAAAGTAAGCCCAAAACAAAAGATATAATAAGTGCTGTAGTGGTGATTTTTGGCATTTATTTATTGATCCCTAACGTTAATTTAGGCGATGACATCACTTTAGGTGTTGTGACGGGCGTGGTATCAGCATTATTTTTTGCTCTTCGTAATATTACTCATAAACGCTACTTTAGCGAGTATGGTGGACCGCAAACCATGTTTTACCAAACCTTAGTCGCAAGCCTGATGCTGTGTGCTTTTATTGAAGTGCCCATAACAGAAATTAATGATACTGATTTAATATTGCTGCTTATTGCCGGTGTGGTGTTTACTGCGATGCCGCATTCGTTATTTGCAGCGAGTTTAAAACATTTATCAGCAGCAACCGCTGGATTGATTTCTTGCTTACAGCCCCTTTATGGCACAATACTGGCTATAATTATTCTGCACGAACGCCCCTCAGTGATGACCCTGATTGGTGGCGCACTGATTGTTAGTGCTGCGTGCTTTGAAACTTGGTCAATTTCACGGAAAAAGCAGCCATGA